One segment of Methylotuvimicrobium sp. KM2 DNA contains the following:
- the ctaD gene encoding cytochrome c oxidase subunit I, producing MSAVVAEHDDHHDHHDHGPEKGLLRWIITTNHKDIGTLYLVFALAMFFLGGAMALVIRAELFEPGLQFVEPQFFNSMTTMHALIMVFGAVMPAFVGLANWMIPLMIGAPDMALPRMNNMSFWLLVAGALMLASTLFMEGGAPASGWTLYPPLVLQTGAALPFAIFSVHLLGISSIMGAINIIATIFNMRAPGMTLMKMPLFVWTWLITAFLLIAIMPVFAGAVTMLLTDRFFDTSFFDAAGGGDPVLYQHIFWFFGHPEVYVMILPTFGVASTIIPVFARKPLFGYSSMVYATASIAFLSFIVWAHHMFTVGMPVAGELYFMYATMLIAIPTGVKVFNWTATMWKGSMTFETPMLFSIAFVVLFTMGGFTGLMMSVAPSDFQYHDTYFIVAHFHYTLVPASIFILMAAGYFWLPKWTGNMYDEKLGQLHFWLSAISVNVLFFPQHFLGLAGMPRRIPDYAVQFADWNMVSSIGAFVFGFSQLLFLYIVIKTIRGGTGEEVTGEVWEDASKHSLEWTLPSPLPYHTFTTPPKEIPTEHF from the coding sequence ATGTCTGCGGTAGTAGCTGAACATGACGATCATCACGATCATCACGACCATGGTCCGGAAAAGGGGCTGTTAAGATGGATCATTACCACAAATCACAAGGACATCGGTACATTGTACTTGGTGTTTGCTTTAGCGATGTTTTTTCTAGGCGGTGCGATGGCTTTAGTCATTCGTGCCGAATTGTTCGAGCCGGGGTTGCAGTTCGTTGAGCCTCAGTTCTTCAATTCAATGACGACAATGCATGCGTTGATCATGGTATTCGGCGCGGTCATGCCTGCATTTGTTGGATTAGCCAACTGGATGATCCCATTAATGATCGGTGCGCCCGATATGGCGTTACCACGTATGAACAACATGAGTTTCTGGCTACTCGTGGCCGGTGCATTGATGCTCGCGAGCACTTTGTTCATGGAAGGCGGTGCCCCAGCCTCGGGTTGGACCTTGTATCCCCCATTGGTGTTGCAAACCGGCGCCGCGCTACCGTTCGCGATCTTCTCTGTGCATTTGCTCGGTATTTCATCGATCATGGGCGCGATCAACATCATCGCGACGATCTTCAATATGCGCGCACCCGGCATGACGCTAATGAAAATGCCGTTGTTCGTTTGGACTTGGCTGATTACTGCGTTTTTATTGATTGCGATCATGCCGGTTTTCGCCGGTGCGGTGACTATGTTGTTGACCGATCGTTTTTTCGATACCAGTTTTTTCGATGCAGCCGGCGGCGGCGATCCTGTCCTTTATCAACACATTTTCTGGTTCTTCGGTCATCCGGAAGTTTATGTAATGATTCTGCCGACTTTCGGTGTTGCTTCGACGATCATTCCGGTTTTCGCGCGTAAGCCGCTGTTCGGTTATAGCTCGATGGTCTATGCGACCGCATCGATTGCATTTTTATCGTTTATCGTTTGGGCTCACCACATGTTTACGGTCGGTATGCCGGTCGCCGGAGAGCTTTATTTCATGTATGCAACGATGCTGATTGCGATTCCGACCGGCGTCAAAGTTTTCAACTGGACCGCGACCATGTGGAAAGGATCGATGACCTTCGAAACACCGATGCTTTTTTCGATTGCATTCGTCGTGCTGTTCACGATGGGCGGTTTCACCGGCTTGATGATGTCAGTCGCGCCTTCGGATTTCCAATATCACGACACCTATTTCATTGTCGCGCATTTTCATTACACGCTGGTACCTGCGTCTATTTTTATCTTGATGGCGGCGGGTTATTTCTGGCTGCCGAAATGGACCGGCAATATGTATGACGAAAAATTGGGACAACTGCATTTCTGGTTGTCGGCGATTTCGGTCAACGTATTGTTCTTCCCTCAGCATTTCTTAGGCTTGGCAGGCATGCCGCGTCGTATCCCTGACTATGCGGTGCAATTCGCCGATTGGAACATGGTATCGAGTATCGGTGCCTTCGTATTCGGTTTCAGCCAGTTGTTGTTCCTGTATATCGTGATCAAAACGATCAGAGGCGGCACCGGCGAAGAAGTGACCGGCGAAGTCTGGGAAGATGCGTCTAAACACAGCTTGGAATGGACTTTACCTTCCCCGCTTCCTTACCATACGTTCACGACGCCGCCGAAAGAAATTCCAACCGAACATTTCTAA
- a CDS encoding twin transmembrane helix small protein, with protein sequence MLIKTIFIIAFAAILISLGSALYHIVVRKPEDRSDKAVKALTVRISLSIVLFILLFLAMAFGLLKPHGIGSAIHAKKPPQAEQSQ encoded by the coding sequence ATGCTTATTAAAACTATCTTCATTATTGCGTTTGCTGCAATCCTTATCAGCCTGGGCTCCGCACTTTATCATATCGTTGTCCGAAAACCGGAAGACCGGTCGGATAAAGCCGTCAAAGCATTAACAGTCCGAATTTCATTATCAATCGTGTTATTCATTTTATTGTTTCTAGCGATGGCCTTCGGCTTATTAAAACCTCACGGTATCGGCTCGGCCATTCATGCAAAAAAACCGCCCCAAGCGGAACAAAGCCAATAA
- the bioF gene encoding 8-amino-7-oxononanoate synthase encodes MIGIESGLDAELERLAREDLYRTRRVVESAQGVELQCGGRKLINFCSNDYLGLANHPAVVKAFQDGAARYGVGSGSAHLICGHGRAHHALEEELAEFTGRDRALLFSTGYMANIGVISALTGRGDTVFEDRLNHASLLDGGLLSGARFKRYRHADAEGLLDSLSRTEGRAMIVTDGVFSMDGDLAPLDVLSQIAKEQDAWLMVDDAHGLGVIGDKGRGIVEYFGLTQQQVPILVGTLGKAFGTFGAFVAGSETLIETLIQKARTYIYTTALPPAVAEATRAALNILIEDQWRRENLNDLVRRFRRGAEQLGFPLMPSNSAIQPILIGDSRRAVEIGKRLLDDGFWVGAIRPPTVPQGSARLRVTFSALHEEQQVDRLLESLAKSISQ; translated from the coding sequence TCGAATCCGGGCTGGATGCCGAGCTCGAGCGCTTGGCGCGCGAAGATTTGTACCGGACGCGCCGAGTCGTCGAATCCGCTCAAGGCGTCGAATTACAGTGCGGCGGGCGAAAGCTGATTAATTTTTGCAGCAACGATTATCTCGGCTTGGCCAATCATCCTGCGGTCGTCAAGGCCTTTCAAGACGGCGCGGCTCGTTACGGCGTCGGCAGCGGCTCCGCGCATTTGATTTGCGGTCACGGCCGCGCGCATCATGCCTTGGAAGAAGAACTTGCGGAGTTCACCGGCCGCGACCGTGCACTACTGTTTTCGACCGGTTACATGGCCAATATCGGCGTCATTTCGGCGCTGACGGGTAGGGGAGATACGGTTTTCGAAGACCGGTTGAATCATGCCTCTTTATTGGATGGCGGTTTGTTATCGGGCGCGCGCTTTAAGCGTTACCGCCATGCCGACGCGGAAGGTTTGCTCGACAGTTTGAGCCGTACCGAAGGGCGGGCGATGATCGTGACCGACGGCGTGTTCAGCATGGATGGAGATTTGGCGCCGCTCGACGTCCTGTCGCAAATCGCGAAAGAACAGGACGCCTGGTTGATGGTCGACGATGCGCACGGTTTGGGCGTGATTGGCGACAAAGGGCGGGGAATCGTCGAATATTTCGGCTTGACGCAACAACAGGTGCCGATTTTGGTCGGAACGCTCGGCAAGGCTTTCGGTACCTTTGGAGCCTTTGTCGCCGGCTCCGAGACGCTGATCGAGACTTTGATTCAAAAGGCTCGAACCTATATCTACACGACCGCATTGCCGCCCGCCGTCGCCGAAGCAACCCGTGCTGCTTTGAATATTCTTATCGAAGATCAGTGGCGCAGGGAAAATTTAAACGATTTGGTGCGGCGTTTTCGCCGAGGCGCCGAACAGCTCGGTTTTCCGTTGATGCCCTCGAATTCGGCGATCCAGCCTATCCTGATCGGCGATAGTCGAAGGGCGGTCGAAATCGGCAAGCGTTTGCTCGATGACGGGTTTTGGGTTGGTGCAATTCGGCCGCCCACCGTTCCGCAAGGCAGCGCTCGGCTGCGCGTGACTTTTTCGGCGCTACACGAAGAGCAACAAGTCGATCGTTTGCTCGAATCCTTGGCAAAATCTATATCGCAATGA
- the bioC gene encoding malonyl-ACP O-methyltransferase BioC, giving the protein MSAVFELDKTKLRESFGSASLSYDRVAGLQRTVGLNLLQRVAPAQLTGTVVDLGCGTGFLTKSLLDAENVERIVALDIALPMLHAARQKLGDTSRLHYVCGDAESPPLNTNSVDTVVSNLALQWCRDLTAVFCGLHRILKADGELVFSTFGPHTLCELKQAWAAVDDYHHVNEFYRETEIRRCLADAGFKEIAVQSEIYRPVYGSVLALMKELKSMGAHNVSSGRNKRLTTKQEMTSMIEAYPLNDANIGATFEVFIVSARVENND; this is encoded by the coding sequence GTGAGCGCGGTATTTGAACTGGATAAGACCAAGCTCAGAGAATCGTTCGGTTCGGCGAGTCTGTCTTATGATCGTGTTGCCGGTTTGCAAAGAACGGTTGGTTTAAATCTATTGCAAAGAGTAGCACCGGCACAATTGACGGGCACCGTTGTCGATTTGGGCTGCGGCACAGGATTTTTGACTAAATCCTTGCTCGATGCCGAAAATGTCGAGCGAATTGTTGCGCTTGACATTGCCTTGCCGATGCTGCATGCGGCAAGGCAAAAGCTCGGCGATACCAGTCGTTTGCATTATGTTTGCGGCGATGCGGAAAGCCCGCCGTTAAATACGAACTCGGTCGATACGGTGGTTTCCAATCTGGCCTTGCAATGGTGCCGCGATTTAACGGCGGTTTTCTGTGGTCTGCATCGTATTCTCAAGGCGGACGGCGAATTGGTATTTTCGACCTTCGGTCCGCATACGCTCTGCGAGTTAAAACAGGCTTGGGCCGCAGTCGACGACTATCATCATGTCAACGAGTTTTACCGCGAAACGGAAATAAGGCGTTGCCTGGCCGATGCCGGATTTAAGGAAATAGCGGTGCAATCCGAAATTTATCGGCCGGTTTACGGTTCCGTATTGGCTTTAATGAAAGAGCTTAAATCGATGGGGGCACATAATGTGTCTTCCGGACGTAATAAAAGGCTAACGACAAAACAGGAAATGACAAGCATGATCGAGGCTTATCCGCTTAATGATGCCAATATTGGGGCGACATTTGAGGTTTTTATCGTTTCGGCGAGAGTAGAAAACAATGACTAA
- a CDS encoding SURF1 family protein — MTIKIGLCNLRLTLIPSIAYVLLMVLLISLGNWQLSRSSEKAEYLAEQEKQSQLPPLSLTSELPADAASIRYRTVELTGRYDTERQFLLDNQIRHGKAGYFVMTPLLPENSNTAVLVNRGWIEAGRDRQTLPDITLQESKVTIQGRINTFPDVGYHLEGAEIPTDTWPSLVQLIDSNVIAEKLGYPLADYQIELHPAEDQGYLREWHIATVIPPEKHVAYAVQWYGLALTLTALFIWYACKTKHE; from the coding sequence ATGACGATCAAAATCGGTCTTTGTAATCTTAGACTCACATTAATTCCATCAATCGCCTATGTGTTATTGATGGTACTACTGATTTCGCTAGGAAATTGGCAATTATCCAGATCTTCGGAAAAAGCCGAATATCTGGCCGAACAGGAGAAACAAAGCCAATTACCTCCGTTGTCGTTAACATCGGAGTTGCCGGCCGATGCCGCGAGTATTCGTTATCGAACTGTCGAATTAACCGGGCGTTACGATACCGAGCGTCAATTTTTGCTGGATAATCAAATTAGACACGGAAAAGCCGGTTATTTCGTGATGACGCCGCTGTTGCCGGAAAACTCCAATACGGCAGTCTTAGTTAATCGGGGATGGATTGAAGCGGGTCGCGATCGACAAACGCTGCCTGATATTACCTTGCAAGAAAGCAAGGTTACCATCCAAGGACGAATCAATACTTTTCCTGATGTCGGTTATCATCTGGAAGGCGCGGAGATTCCGACCGATACTTGGCCGTCTCTCGTGCAACTGATCGACAGCAACGTTATTGCTGAGAAACTGGGTTATCCGTTGGCCGATTATCAAATTGAACTACACCCAGCCGAGGATCAAGGTTATTTGCGGGAATGGCATATCGCGACTGTCATACCGCCTGAAAAGCATGTGGCCTATGCGGTGCAATGGTATGGCTTGGCTTTAACTTTAACGGCTTTATTTATATGGTACGCGTGCAAAACAAAACATGAATAA
- the bioD gene encoding dethiobiotin synthase, translated as MTKGLFITGTDTGVGKTWATVALMRHFKNQGHTVIGMKPVASGCLEIDGKLRNEDALLLQQNASIPVQYEWVNPYAYRMPVSPHLAGAEHPPVLDDICSIFQTLQQNADIVLVEGVGGWRVPLNADSDVSDLARVLGLPVVIVVAIRLGCINHARLTYESIVQSGQACAGWIAVCSDNNMLLREENIATIKAMIDAPLLGVFPFMPESDFDELSAAFEKTL; from the coding sequence ATGACTAAAGGGCTATTTATAACCGGCACAGATACGGGTGTCGGAAAAACCTGGGCGACGGTCGCGTTGATGCGTCATTTCAAAAATCAAGGGCATACGGTTATCGGCATGAAGCCGGTCGCCTCGGGTTGTCTCGAAATCGACGGCAAACTGAGAAACGAAGATGCGCTGCTATTACAGCAAAACGCCTCGATACCGGTGCAATACGAATGGGTTAACCCTTACGCCTATCGCATGCCGGTTTCGCCGCATTTGGCTGGAGCAGAGCATCCGCCGGTTTTGGATGATATATGTTCGATTTTTCAAACACTGCAACAAAATGCCGATATCGTTTTGGTCGAAGGCGTCGGCGGTTGGCGGGTTCCGTTGAATGCCGACTCCGATGTCTCCGATTTGGCGCGCGTACTGGGCTTGCCGGTCGTCATCGTGGTGGCGATAAGACTGGGTTGTATCAATCATGCAAGATTAACTTATGAGTCGATTGTGCAGTCCGGACAAGCTTGCGCCGGTTGGATAGCCGTTTGCTCCGATAACAACATGCTGCTGCGCGAGGAAAATATCGCCACGATTAAGGCAATGATCGACGCACCGTTGCTAGGAGTATTTCCTTTTATGCCCGAATCCGACTTCGATGAGCTGTCGGCGGCATTCGAGAAAACCCTATAA
- the bioH gene encoding pimeloyl-ACP methyl ester esterase BioH: protein MTIHYQVYGDGEPVVLVHGWAMHSGIWRNFAEQLAQTRRVVCVDLPGHGLSAEIPEFTLESVCEQLSKIVDSKACWIGWSLGGSVALAMARLFPEAVSSVVLLASNPCFVENADWPGMPENQLDLFAENLSADCESTLLRFLSLQINGLPEFRKLSKKLAAVLRESRMPTEKTLQGGLAVLKQTDLRSALADLRVPVAAMLGEKDTLVPVGIGEAMRVINPDLHLSVIKNAGHAPFLSHRPELIESLIDFWESR from the coding sequence ATGACTATTCATTATCAAGTTTACGGCGATGGGGAGCCTGTCGTCTTGGTCCATGGTTGGGCGATGCATTCGGGCATTTGGCGCAATTTTGCCGAGCAATTGGCGCAAACCCGCCGCGTCGTTTGCGTCGATTTGCCGGGGCATGGCTTAAGCGCCGAAATACCCGAGTTCACGCTCGAGTCGGTATGCGAGCAGTTGAGCAAAATTGTCGATAGTAAAGCTTGCTGGATCGGTTGGTCGTTGGGCGGGTCGGTGGCCTTGGCAATGGCTAGGTTGTTTCCGGAAGCCGTCTCGTCGGTCGTTTTGCTGGCCAGCAATCCTTGTTTTGTCGAAAATGCGGATTGGCCGGGTATGCCGGAAAATCAGCTCGATCTATTCGCCGAGAATCTCAGCGCCGATTGCGAATCGACGCTATTGCGTTTCTTGTCATTGCAAATCAATGGTTTGCCAGAGTTTAGGAAATTGTCTAAAAAACTCGCGGCCGTGCTTCGCGAATCCCGCATGCCGACGGAAAAAACGCTGCAGGGCGGCTTAGCTGTTTTAAAGCAGACCGATTTAAGGTCGGCGCTTGCCGATCTTCGCGTACCGGTCGCGGCGATGTTGGGCGAAAAAGATACCTTGGTTCCGGTTGGCATCGGCGAAGCAATGCGGGTAATCAATCCGGACCTGCATTTGAGCGTGATTAAAAATGCCGGGCATGCGCCGTTTTTATCGCATCGACCTGAATTGATCGAGAGTCTTATCGATTTTTGGGAGTCGAGGTGA
- a CDS encoding cytochrome c oxidase subunit 3, protein MSTNAYYIPHKATWPIIGTVGLMMTLAGFANLLNGSSIGPAMMIMGFVVFIIMLAGWFTLQSVESESGMYSTQVGISYRMGMMWFIFSEVMFFAVFFGTLWYTRNLSVPWLGGFGDGPGRATHETLWPAFEAMWPTNGPGEIGGEYEPMGAWGLPFLNTLILLTSGVTCTWAHHGLLAKNRDQLIKGLIATVALGFLFVGFQAIEYHEAYTEMGLTLGSGIYGSTFFMLTGFHGFHVCVGAIILSVVLFRSWKGHFKPENHFAFEAAAWYWHFVDVVWLGLFVFVYMM, encoded by the coding sequence ATGTCTACAAACGCTTATTACATTCCTCATAAGGCGACCTGGCCGATTATCGGTACGGTTGGTCTTATGATGACTCTGGCAGGATTTGCCAATTTGTTAAATGGCTCCTCGATCGGCCCTGCGATGATGATTATGGGTTTCGTCGTGTTTATTATCATGCTGGCCGGCTGGTTTACGCTTCAGTCCGTTGAAAGCGAATCGGGAATGTACAGCACTCAAGTCGGTATTTCCTACCGTATGGGCATGATGTGGTTCATTTTTTCGGAAGTCATGTTCTTTGCCGTATTCTTCGGAACCTTATGGTATACGCGAAACCTTTCAGTGCCTTGGCTTGGCGGTTTCGGCGACGGTCCCGGACGTGCGACTCATGAAACCTTGTGGCCGGCATTCGAAGCGATGTGGCCGACTAACGGACCGGGTGAAATCGGCGGCGAATACGAACCGATGGGGGCTTGGGGTTTGCCGTTTTTAAACACATTAATTCTGTTGACAAGCGGTGTTACTTGTACTTGGGCGCATCATGGTTTACTGGCAAAAAACCGCGATCAACTTATTAAAGGTCTGATTGCAACGGTTGCGTTGGGTTTTCTGTTCGTCGGTTTTCAAGCAATAGAATATCACGAAGCTTATACCGAAATGGGCTTGACCTTAGGTTCAGGTATTTACGGGTCGACATTCTTTATGCTAACCGGCTTCCATGGGTTCCACGTTTGTGTCGGTGCGATTATTCTTTCTGTGGTATTGTTCCGCAGCTGGAAAGGTCATTTTAAACCGGAGAATCATTTCGCATTCGAAGCGGCCGCCTGGTACTGGCATTTTGTCGACGTCGTTTGGTTGGGATTATTTGTCTTCGTTTACATGATGTAA
- a CDS encoding bacteriohemerythrin: MALITWTADQFGTNVGFADDEHKVLFDKLNKLYDLATGGAERSAIGAQLDDLIAYVVGHFAHEEKEMEAAGFVGLAAHKAEHEALVGTCADLQKKFHAGEADVTDEVGQMVKSWLESHIPTFDRGYAAVLS, from the coding sequence ATGGCTTTAATCACTTGGACGGCAGATCAATTCGGCACCAATGTCGGTTTTGCCGACGATGAACATAAAGTTTTGTTCGACAAACTCAATAAACTTTACGATTTGGCGACAGGCGGGGCGGAAAGATCCGCAATCGGCGCGCAACTCGATGATTTGATTGCCTATGTCGTAGGGCATTTCGCGCATGAAGAAAAAGAAATGGAAGCGGCCGGTTTTGTCGGTTTGGCGGCACATAAAGCCGAACACGAGGCCTTAGTGGGAACTTGCGCCGATCTACAAAAAAAATTCCATGCCGGCGAAGCCGATGTAACCGATGAAGTGGGGCAAATGGTTAAGAGTTGGTTGGAAAGTCACATTCCGACTTTCGATAGAGGCTATGCTGCCGTTTTGAGTTAA
- the coxB gene encoding cytochrome c oxidase subunit II produces MKKTKQLFASLFLMSLGLGTAQAEYTLNLRQGVTQISQEVYDLHMLILWICVLIGIAVFGTMFYSIYHHRKSKGHVASQFHESTKVEIIWTIIPTLILIGMAIPATKTMLDLDDVQDADMSIKVTGWQWKWEYEYLDNGIHFFSTLDEASNRARQLGSGIDPRSVPHYLLNVDHPLVVPVNTKIRFLFTAADVLHSWWVPDLGWKKDTVPGFINEAWTYVEKPGTYRGQCAELCGKDHGFMPIVVIAMEQDDYNAWVESQKAGAEVEKQQADKEWTTDELMAKGESVYTNNCASCHMADGAGMEGTFPALTGSSVVTGDIDAQIELMYNGKGMMPAFGQMLSETEFAAVVTYTRNALGNSVGDSVQPAAIKSLKSSAPTDEEEDEDDEE; encoded by the coding sequence GTGAAGAAAACCAAGCAACTGTTCGCAAGCCTGTTCTTGATGTCCTTGGGACTAGGGACTGCACAGGCCGAATATACCCTGAATCTGAGGCAAGGCGTAACTCAGATCAGTCAAGAAGTCTACGATTTGCATATGTTGATTTTATGGATATGCGTGTTAATCGGTATTGCTGTCTTCGGCACAATGTTCTACTCGATTTATCACCATCGCAAATCGAAAGGGCATGTCGCATCTCAATTTCATGAGAGCACCAAAGTCGAAATTATCTGGACGATTATTCCGACTTTGATTTTAATCGGTATGGCGATTCCGGCCACAAAAACGATGCTCGATTTGGATGATGTTCAAGATGCGGATATGTCGATCAAAGTCACCGGTTGGCAATGGAAATGGGAATATGAATACCTGGATAACGGCATTCACTTTTTCAGTACCTTGGACGAAGCCAGTAATAGAGCGCGTCAGCTGGGTTCGGGTATCGACCCAAGGTCCGTGCCTCATTACTTGCTTAATGTCGATCATCCGCTGGTTGTTCCGGTCAATACGAAAATCCGCTTTTTATTCACAGCGGCCGATGTGCTGCATTCCTGGTGGGTACCAGATTTAGGGTGGAAAAAAGATACGGTCCCCGGCTTTATAAATGAAGCCTGGACTTATGTCGAAAAACCAGGAACCTACCGCGGACAGTGCGCCGAACTTTGCGGAAAGGATCATGGTTTCATGCCGATCGTCGTGATCGCGATGGAGCAGGACGACTACAATGCATGGGTAGAATCTCAAAAGGCAGGCGCCGAAGTCGAGAAACAACAGGCGGATAAGGAATGGACCACAGACGAGTTGATGGCCAAGGGTGAAAGCGTTTATACCAATAACTGCGCTTCCTGTCATATGGCCGACGGCGCGGGCATGGAAGGCACATTTCCGGCTTTGACCGGTAGTTCTGTCGTCACGGGCGATATCGATGCTCAAATCGAGCTAATGTATAACGGGAAAGGAATGATGCCGGCATTTGGACAAATGCTGAGCGAAACCGAATTTGCCGCAGTCGTCACCTATACCCGCAATGCCTTAGGTAACTCGGTGGGCGATTCGGTTCAACCCGCTGCGATAAAGTCATTAAAATCATCCGCACCGACGGATGAAGAGGAAGATGAGGATGATGAAGAGTAA
- a CDS encoding cytochrome c oxidase assembly protein, producing the protein MNDDTKQKNRKLVRNLVLIAVGMFGFGYVLVPIYDVFCDITGLNGKTASVAAAETAREVDESREVTVEFVTSLNQAAPMAFRAETYKMKVHPGQYYTVNFYAENLTDKPMIARAIPSITPGQAAEFFTKTQCFCFDEQSFEAHESKTMPVRFVVDPKLPEKYKTITLAYTFFDNTELTAKKQK; encoded by the coding sequence ATGAATGATGATACGAAGCAAAAAAACAGAAAGTTGGTCCGCAATTTAGTATTGATTGCGGTGGGCATGTTCGGTTTCGGTTATGTGCTGGTACCGATTTACGATGTATTTTGCGACATAACGGGTCTGAACGGCAAAACGGCCTCGGTTGCGGCAGCAGAAACGGCACGCGAAGTCGATGAAAGCCGTGAAGTGACTGTTGAATTTGTCACTTCGTTGAACCAAGCCGCGCCGATGGCATTTCGTGCCGAGACGTATAAAATGAAGGTGCATCCCGGACAATATTATACGGTTAACTTTTATGCCGAAAACCTTACCGATAAGCCGATGATTGCCCGGGCGATACCCAGTATTACGCCGGGTCAGGCTGCGGAATTTTTCACAAAGACGCAATGTTTTTGTTTTGACGAACAAAGTTTCGAAGCCCATGAATCTAAAACGATGCCGGTTCGTTTCGTCGTAGATCCGAAACTGCCTGAAAAGTACAAAACAATCACGCTTGCATACACATTTTTCGATAACACTGAATTAACAGCAAAAAAGCAAAAATAG